One part of the Janthinobacterium sp. 17J80-10 genome encodes these proteins:
- a CDS encoding ABC transporter permease encodes MKKSRFIAVIKGLLLPALLLAAWEWGSRQGAHAAYVFVSLTDLWHSLLQMIGSGELWLHLRASLSRTLAGLGIGASIGIAVGTLMAQSRIAERLIGPLFHSIRQVPLLGLIPLLGLWVGNGDPAKLLVIVIASFYPTVLNTCEGIRHVEQRYREVGSILTLSRTQTFLRVLLPAAMPSIVTGITHALAFAWLSCMGGELLFSAGPGIGSLLLNGEVAGRMDVVLLAVLVIALSAQAMNIAFNRLARLVVRGQSSQ; translated from the coding sequence ATGAAAAAATCACGATTCATCGCTGTTATAAAAGGCCTGTTGCTGCCGGCATTGCTGCTCGCGGCCTGGGAATGGGGCTCGCGCCAGGGCGCCCATGCAGCCTATGTATTCGTCTCATTGACGGATTTATGGCATAGCCTGCTGCAGATGATCGGCTCGGGCGAGTTGTGGCTGCACCTGCGCGCCAGCCTGTCGCGCACTCTCGCCGGCCTGGGCATCGGCGCCAGCATCGGCATCGCGGTTGGCACACTGATGGCGCAGTCACGCATTGCCGAGCGCCTGATCGGTCCGCTTTTCCACAGTATCCGCCAGGTCCCTCTGCTTGGCCTGATACCGCTGCTGGGTTTATGGGTTGGCAATGGCGATCCAGCCAAGCTGCTGGTCATTGTCATCGCCTCGTTTTACCCGACCGTGCTGAATACCTGCGAAGGCATCCGCCACGTCGAACAGCGCTACCGCGAGGTCGGCAGTATCCTGACACTGTCGCGCACGCAGACATTCCTGCGCGTGCTGCTGCCGGCGGCAATGCCATCGATCGTCACCGGCATCACGCACGCGCTGGCATTCGCCTGGTTGTCATGCATGGGCGGAGAGCTGCTGTTTTCCGCCGGTCCCGGCATTGGCTCGCTGCTGCTGAATGGCGAAGTGGCCGGCCGCATGGACGTGGTGCTGCTGGCTGTGCTGGTCATTGCACTGTCGGCACAAGCCATGAACATTGCCTTCAACCGGCTCGCACGGCTTGTGGTGCGTGGCCAGAGCAGCCAGTGA
- a CDS encoding ABC transporter permease, translating to MLPSAIAPGAARPRTSLAERWLAAPWSAWTSPFLLLLLWSLATRLEWMPEQILVSPLQVAQSALELAQSGDLLDHLSVSLYRLFAGFGLGCLSGLAFGILLGLSSALRSYVDPLFNVLRQLPTVALIPLFILLFGIGESFKVFIVVKATFFVVALTVHDAIRSLSVRLFEVGEVYCFTRGQVVRRIVLPAIVPAALTGVRLALSRSWMVLVGAELLAADSGLGQMMEMGRQMFRLDIVMVGVVITGLIGFSLDRGFRLLESYLMRWKRH from the coding sequence TTGCTTCCATCCGCCATCGCGCCGGGAGCGGCAAGACCCCGCACCAGCCTGGCAGAGCGCTGGCTGGCCGCGCCATGGTCAGCCTGGACCTCGCCATTTTTATTGCTGCTGCTCTGGTCCCTCGCAACCCGCCTGGAGTGGATGCCGGAGCAAATCCTGGTGTCGCCACTGCAGGTTGCGCAATCCGCGCTCGAACTTGCGCAAAGCGGCGACCTGCTGGACCACCTCAGCGTCAGCCTCTATCGGCTGTTCGCCGGCTTTGGCCTGGGCTGCCTGTCGGGGCTTGCCTTCGGCATCCTGTTGGGCCTGTCCTCCGCCTTGCGCAGCTATGTCGACCCGCTGTTCAACGTCCTGCGCCAGTTGCCCACGGTTGCGCTGATTCCGCTGTTCATCCTGCTCTTCGGCATCGGGGAAAGCTTTAAAGTATTCATCGTCGTCAAGGCCACCTTTTTTGTCGTCGCGCTGACGGTACATGACGCAATCCGCAGCCTGTCGGTGCGCCTGTTCGAAGTAGGTGAAGTCTATTGCTTCACGCGCGGCCAGGTTGTGCGCAGGATCGTCTTGCCGGCGATTGTCCCCGCCGCACTGACCGGCGTGCGGCTTGCCCTTTCACGGTCGTGGATGGTGCTGGTCGGCGCCGAATTGCTGGCGGCCGACAGCGGCCTGGGCCAGATGATGGAAATGGGACGGCAGATGTTTCGCCTCGATATCGTCATGGTCGGCGTGGTGATTACCGGCTTGATCGGCTTTTCTCTGGACCGCGGCTTTCGCTTGCTCGAATCGTATCTGATGCGCTGGAAGCGCCATTGA
- a CDS encoding PhnD/SsuA/transferrin family substrate-binding protein — translation MSASTTFSARRRRAAGFLACIALISMLPLAGSVHAANGGLPESVRIAAVARNATSGKTLFSGSSALVVEQRWLETELGKLGVKLEWVPVTTNSVAAQVNEAFANKSIDFAQYGDLPSVIANASGLRTQLVVPGGSLNNTYLVVPANSTAQSIKDLKGKKIALHRGRPWEYPFSRLLAANGMRLSDVKILNLNPQAGAAAVATGGADAFFTLSDAFLLEDKQVGKIIWSSKKPPHDWKMRAELWGDSGFLKKYPQLAQLVATAYVRVHQNASVDSGKEAFIRHETESGQLESVVRRELADDHAQWKARWAPLFSPALRSHYAAVAGYAKESRLINKAVAVDELFAPQFVEQALTQLKLQNFWTP, via the coding sequence ATGTCTGCATCTACAACATTTTCCGCAAGGCGCCGACGCGCCGCCGGTTTCCTCGCATGCATCGCGCTCATATCGATGCTGCCTCTGGCAGGCAGCGTTCACGCGGCCAATGGCGGGCTGCCGGAATCGGTTCGCATCGCCGCAGTCGCGCGCAATGCAACGTCGGGGAAAACCCTGTTCTCAGGTTCGTCGGCGCTGGTAGTCGAACAGCGCTGGCTGGAAACCGAGCTTGGCAAGCTGGGCGTCAAGCTCGAGTGGGTGCCTGTCACCACCAACTCGGTCGCCGCACAAGTCAATGAAGCGTTCGCCAACAAATCGATCGACTTTGCGCAGTACGGCGATCTGCCGTCGGTGATCGCCAATGCGTCCGGCCTGCGCACACAACTGGTCGTGCCGGGCGGCAGCCTGAACAACACCTACCTGGTCGTACCGGCGAACTCCACGGCACAATCGATCAAGGACTTGAAGGGCAAGAAAATTGCACTGCATCGCGGCCGCCCCTGGGAATATCCCTTCTCGCGACTCCTGGCGGCCAATGGCATGCGTCTGTCGGACGTCAAGATTCTCAATCTGAATCCCCAGGCCGGCGCCGCAGCGGTTGCCACTGGGGGCGCGGATGCATTCTTCACCTTGAGTGATGCCTTCCTGCTGGAAGACAAGCAGGTTGGGAAAATCATCTGGTCCAGCAAGAAACCGCCACACGACTGGAAAATGCGTGCCGAACTCTGGGGTGACAGTGGCTTCCTGAAAAAATATCCGCAGCTGGCACAATTGGTGGCAACCGCCTACGTACGCGTTCACCAGAACGCCTCAGTCGACAGCGGCAAGGAAGCATTCATCCGCCATGAAACCGAATCAGGGCAACTGGAAAGTGTCGTGCGCCGTGAGCTGGCGGACGATCATGCGCAGTGGAAAGCCCGCTGGGCGCCACTGTTTTCACCGGCCTTGCGCAGCCACTACGCTGCCGTGGCCGGCTATGCGAAAGAATCCCGTTTGATCAACAAGGCGGTTGCAGTCGATGAATTATTCGCGCCGCAGTTTGTCGAGCAAGCATTGACACAGCTGAAACTCCAGAATTTCTGGACACCCTGA
- a CDS encoding class II aldolase/adducin family protein — translation MSETAEASKSQVSPALSKAALEFTEKTRQAAQHAFDVLRETGSITANGTVGFVERIPGEDKIVIVNYPGPFKKGQPPVASVIGFDGQVYAGKSNGGGNRYLKLFRTHPDVTSISHVHSPSLGAWAQTHRTLPVRYVPVQRYQLFREIPIYIDRRQAEVDFILDEIEKNPHTTAILEANGGSTVWGKQGLEKLAEFILILEEGATIQIAAEAIGGSRDFGPGVLLQQWKMSGLVEKARSLSLLPATDL, via the coding sequence ATGTCTGAAACAGCAGAAGCAAGCAAATCTCAAGTCAGCCCAGCCCTGAGCAAGGCTGCTCTGGAGTTTACGGAAAAAACCCGCCAGGCCGCCCAGCACGCGTTTGACGTGCTGCGCGAAACCGGCAGCATCACCGCCAACGGCACCGTCGGCTTTGTCGAGCGCATCCCTGGCGAAGATAAAATTGTGATTGTCAACTATCCAGGGCCATTCAAAAAAGGGCAACCGCCGGTCGCGTCAGTAATCGGCTTCGACGGCCAGGTGTACGCTGGCAAAAGCAATGGCGGGGGCAACCGGTATCTGAAACTGTTCCGCACCCATCCTGATGTCACCTCGATCTCACACGTGCACTCACCCTCGCTCGGCGCGTGGGCGCAGACCCACCGCACGCTGCCGGTACGCTATGTGCCGGTGCAGCGTTACCAGTTGTTCAGGGAAATTCCGATCTACATCGATCGCCGCCAGGCCGAAGTCGATTTCATTCTCGACGAAATCGAAAAAAATCCGCATACCACTGCCATTCTGGAGGCTAACGGCGGCTCCACTGTCTGGGGCAAACAGGGACTGGAAAAACTGGCCGAATTCATCCTGATCCTGGAAGAAGGCGCGACGATCCAGATCGCCGCCGAGGCCATTGGCGGCTCGCGCGATTTCGGACCCGGCGTGTTGCTGCAGCAGTGGAAGATGAGCGGCCTGGTTGAAAAAGCGCGCTCACTTTCGTTGTTGCCGGCAACAGATCTATAA